The Malus domestica chromosome 08, GDT2T_hap1 genomic interval GACCAATTAAACTGGATAGAGTTATAAAAAGTAGCATGTATAAATATCATTCACTTGACAAAAACAGGCATGCAACCAAGCACACAACCAAGCTCATTTGAGTgggctgcttcttcttcctcttcctgccCAGTTTTCGTTCAGGGCTTTTGTCGAACAGTTGGCGTGCCtccgaccccgacgaccccagctccaagaggtcgcatatgggagcttcaaggttgtttccatggtttccaaggggtcgtgcgaccccgacgaccccactgtggatccgccactggtGTCAATAGCAATTCTggaaaaaaagagggaaaaaaagccttaatttaaattttagaaaaaagaaatttaattggtaatttaaaaaaaataaaaaaataaaaaaaattgcataaagTAGGACAGTGTGGAAGGATGCTCCAACGTGTAATTATATCATGGCGTGTATACTCGCGCCACTTCGTCCCACCTCACTTTCACTTTCAGTCCCTCGAATCAGATTTGGGGCCAAACCTCCATCCAACGCGGCCCCCGCCCCGATTCGACTCATCCGAAATTCGATGAGTCAACCAGCCGCCGAGGCCAATCCGGACATCCCAAAATCCGACACCACGGACGTCCTGGTTCAGTACGTCGTGCTCCGGCGAGACATAATCGACACGTGGCCGACGGGCAGCGTGGTCACACAGGGCTGCCATGCCTCCGTATCCGCCATTTGGTCCCACAAAGACGATCCCATCACCCTCCAGTACTGCAGCCCAGAAAACATCGATTCTATGCATAAGGTAAATCCAAAAGcttgaatttttgaaaaaaattggagtTTTGTAGGGCTTAACAGTTTtagatttctgggttttggttACGAATGTGGAATGAAGGT includes:
- the LOC103441336 gene encoding uncharacterized protein — its product is MACILAPLRPTSLSLSVPRIRFGAKPPSNAAPAPIRLIRNSMSQPAAEANPDIPKSDTTDVLVQYVVLRRDIIDTWPTGSVVTQGCHASVSAIWSHKDDPITLQYCSPENIDSMHKVTLEVKGEPQIVNLSEKLKAGGIAHKLWIEQPENFPTCLATKPYPKSVVSAYFKKLKLCK